In one Sphingomonas sp. AP4-R1 genomic region, the following are encoded:
- a CDS encoding TonB-dependent receptor, whose translation MLKKGRRLSGQFTTSSHLVITLVGLCAATGAVAQAVAPETTSTPLITAQPQSGGEQTSTSDQPVSASPDVATQSNTEDRPEKTHLSAEEARKAEDILVVGTRASLRSAINRKRNADTVVDSIVADDIASFPDKNVGESLARITGVQLSRDFGEGTQVSIRGVEPDLNRIEINGVSQQSSEGTRGGDFRELATELVKSIDVYKGYSADLTEGGLGGTVQIETRKPLELAKPLASVVASGQYAELQQKWRPRATLVAGTPHFLLDGLGILGTVTYSDVLTRQDYISNTNWNRDADFDHSDQKTVADPLYANFGTYASCANVGGTSTANATSRRLACETQFFDWAPRVPRYRTLNRYDKRISADVSLQYEIASNLRVYGEAQVNNRNNRLSDVNYSLDMGRFQRYNLDPTLPAGLNGGTSRPQVQTGTSTVDANHVVTSYLTARNVVNIGTAAAPVYSGAANIVGVQRRNFKNESRSQYYTGGAEWNLDRLQVKALLSHAEGRNINNTNLVSYGTSVSGITVDRRNDAGVPGFIFPSTFDASDPSVYSDATRRDPAGNLLPVSGPTVQYRPIDNSNRENQLKLDADWKVNLPFLKMIEAGTQIRSQYYQQYNGGGTQILTPATGTTAAVFQSSANVSYTTNIVPTVTQRNNGSTYFMTPAEYASFVSANSGVTGGAPLFSGLSGLPSGIPTRLAIPLFNTDALSKYYDLSGFDQDIVKFADGKPQIPAYKISEDITAAYLKGDYEFRVWGMRVTGNAGVRYIHTKDNGTGTNRVNITRFTATGGTETVPVSAESRTLKNSYTDWLPAFNMALEITPNLVVRANWAKNLARPKPTDLVPNINCTDDTTILLPTEDVCTAGNPNLQPYRANQWEFNAAWYPNRDTMVSLGYYRKNEKSFVIAAQTIAGVDLFGDGTLYTVRQPINGFGAVLDGVEASAQTVFSFLPAPFDGFGASGNITFARAIKTNLTNSATGAELKEYPGLSKWTYNASIFYDKGFLNARLNYNFRSDWLVSVLDANNGNNPIYRKGEGYLDGKITFRFFHQKFSAFVEAQNILKEKSESFIKNLAPVEIYYPGRRFFAGVQYKL comes from the coding sequence ATGTTGAAGAAAGGGCGCCGCCTGAGCGGCCAGTTCACCACCAGTTCGCATCTGGTGATTACGCTCGTGGGGCTGTGCGCGGCGACGGGTGCCGTGGCGCAGGCCGTTGCACCGGAAACGACTTCCACGCCTTTGATCACGGCGCAGCCGCAGTCGGGCGGAGAGCAGACCTCGACTTCCGATCAGCCGGTCTCCGCGTCGCCGGATGTCGCGACCCAGTCAAACACCGAGGACCGTCCGGAAAAGACGCATCTTTCGGCGGAAGAGGCCAGGAAGGCCGAAGATATTCTCGTCGTCGGCACGCGCGCGTCGCTGCGCTCCGCTATCAATCGCAAGCGCAATGCCGATACGGTGGTCGACTCGATCGTCGCGGACGATATTGCGAGCTTCCCGGACAAGAATGTCGGCGAGTCGCTGGCGCGCATCACCGGCGTTCAGCTGAGCCGTGACTTTGGCGAAGGCACGCAGGTCTCGATCCGCGGTGTCGAGCCCGACCTGAACCGCATCGAGATCAACGGCGTGTCCCAGCAGAGTTCGGAAGGCACGCGTGGCGGCGACTTCCGCGAGCTCGCGACCGAGCTCGTCAAGTCGATCGACGTCTACAAGGGCTATTCGGCGGATCTCACCGAAGGCGGCCTGGGTGGTACGGTGCAGATCGAGACGCGCAAGCCGCTGGAGTTGGCGAAGCCGCTCGCGTCCGTCGTCGCCTCCGGCCAATATGCGGAGCTGCAGCAGAAATGGCGTCCGCGTGCGACGCTGGTGGCCGGCACGCCGCATTTCCTGCTCGACGGCCTCGGTATTCTCGGCACCGTCACCTACAGCGACGTGCTGACCCGTCAGGATTATATCAGCAACACCAACTGGAATCGCGACGCCGACTTCGATCATTCGGATCAGAAGACGGTGGCCGATCCGCTCTATGCCAATTTCGGCACCTATGCGAGCTGCGCGAACGTCGGCGGCACCAGCACGGCGAATGCGACATCGCGGCGACTGGCCTGCGAAACCCAGTTCTTCGACTGGGCGCCGCGCGTGCCGCGCTATCGGACGCTCAATCGCTACGACAAGCGCATCTCCGCCGACGTCTCTCTCCAGTATGAGATCGCCTCCAATCTGCGCGTCTATGGTGAGGCGCAGGTCAACAACCGCAACAACCGGCTGAGCGACGTCAACTACTCGCTCGATATGGGCCGCTTCCAGCGGTACAATCTCGATCCGACGCTGCCGGCGGGCCTGAATGGCGGCACGTCGCGTCCGCAAGTGCAGACCGGGACCTCGACCGTCGATGCCAACCATGTCGTGACGAGCTATCTTACGGCCCGCAACGTGGTGAATATCGGCACCGCGGCGGCACCCGTCTACAGCGGTGCGGCGAACATCGTCGGCGTGCAGCGCCGCAACTTCAAGAATGAAAGCCGCTCGCAATATTATACCGGCGGGGCGGAGTGGAATCTCGATCGGCTGCAGGTGAAGGCGCTGCTGTCCCATGCCGAAGGGCGCAATATCAACAATACCAATCTGGTATCCTATGGCACCAGCGTCAGCGGCATCACCGTCGACCGCCGCAACGATGCCGGCGTGCCGGGCTTCATCTTCCCCAGCACGTTCGATGCGTCCGATCCGAGCGTCTATTCGGATGCCACGCGGCGCGATCCGGCCGGCAATCTGCTGCCCGTCTCCGGTCCGACCGTCCAGTACCGCCCGATCGACAACAGCAACCGGGAAAACCAGCTGAAGCTGGACGCCGACTGGAAGGTCAATCTGCCCTTCCTGAAGATGATCGAAGCCGGCACGCAGATCCGCTCGCAATATTATCAGCAGTATAATGGCGGCGGCACGCAGATCCTGACGCCGGCCACCGGCACGACGGCCGCCGTCTTCCAGAGCAGCGCCAACGTTTCCTACACGACGAACATCGTGCCGACGGTCACCCAGCGCAACAATGGCTCGACCTACTTCATGACGCCGGCCGAATATGCGTCCTTCGTCAGCGCCAATAGCGGTGTGACGGGCGGGGCGCCGCTATTCAGCGGACTTTCCGGCCTGCCGTCCGGCATTCCCACGCGCCTCGCCATTCCGCTGTTCAATACGGACGCGCTGTCCAAATATTATGACCTGTCGGGCTTCGATCAGGACATCGTGAAGTTCGCGGACGGCAAGCCGCAGATCCCGGCCTACAAGATCAGCGAAGACATCACCGCCGCCTATCTGAAGGGCGATTACGAATTCCGCGTGTGGGGCATGCGCGTCACCGGCAATGCCGGCGTCCGCTACATCCACACCAAGGATAACGGGACGGGCACGAACCGCGTGAACATCACGCGCTTCACGGCGACGGGCGGAACCGAAACCGTCCCGGTCAGCGCGGAATCCCGCACGCTGAAGAACAGCTATACGGACTGGCTGCCCGCCTTCAACATGGCGCTGGAGATCACGCCGAACCTGGTGGTGCGCGCCAATTGGGCGAAGAATCTCGCCCGGCCGAAGCCGACCGATCTGGTTCCCAACATCAATTGCACGGACGACACCACGATCCTGCTGCCGACCGAGGATGTCTGCACGGCCGGCAATCCCAATCTCCAGCCGTATCGTGCCAATCAGTGGGAGTTCAACGCCGCCTGGTATCCCAACCGGGACACGATGGTGAGCCTCGGTTATTACCGGAAGAACGAGAAGAGCTTCGTGATCGCCGCGCAGACGATCGCCGGTGTCGATCTGTTCGGCGACGGGACGCTTTACACCGTGCGTCAGCCGATCAACGGTTTCGGCGCGGTGCTGGACGGGGTCGAGGCGAGCGCGCAGACCGTCTTCTCGTTCCTGCCGGCGCCGTTCGATGGCTTTGGTGCGAGCGGCAACATCACGTTCGCCCGCGCGATCAAGACCAACCTCACCAATTCGGCGACGGGCGCCGAGCTGAAGGAATATCCCGGCCTGTCGAAGTGGACCTACAATGCCAGCATTTTCTACGACAAGGGCTTCCTCAACGCGCGCCTGAACTACAATTTCCGGTCAGACTGGCTGGTATCCGTCCTCGATGCGAACAACGGCAACAATCCCATCTACCGCAAGGGCGAGGGATATCTTGACGGAAAGATCACGTTCCGCTTCTTCCATCAGAAGTTCAGCGCGTTCGTGGAGGCGCAGAACATCCTGAAAGAGAAATCGGAATCGTTCATCAAGAATCTGGCGCCGGTGGAAATCTATTATCCTGGCCGCCGCTTCTTCGCGGGCGTCCAGTACAAGCTGTAA
- a CDS encoding rhamnogalacturonan lyase: MLLNWRLLAEDGAAARFDLFRNGTRIATTGANDPTSYVDRAGKAEDRYAVKRIGARQEASPALAITGPYLPIPLDLPPGGTCPDGTSYSYTANDASVGDLDGDGRYEIILKWDPTNSHDNSQAGFTGPVLLDAYTLEGKRLWRIDLGQNIRAGAHYTQFLVYDFDGDGRAEIAMKTADGTIDGTGHVIGDAKADWREHGGEVPQPDRTGAKVLADGTKVAPLIGRILRGPEYLTVFDGRTGRALATVPYDPPRYPGGNPTFEQLRDTWGDGYVNRADRFLAGVAYLDGQRPSMVFGRGYYARTAIAAWDYRDGKLTERWLFDSAKPGNADYAGRGNHQLSIADVDQDGRDEVIYGSMAIDDDGKGLWTVPLFHGDTMHVSDLDPARPGLEKWGVHEDMARNGHIGSALLDARTGEILWKKPAEKDTGRGLAADIDPRHVGAEMWGSNSPSLFDVHGTDIGPAPRQTNFAIWWDGDRLRELLDGATISKWDWKAGRAVPLLKAEGAASNNGTKATPALQADLLGDWREEVILRSADNRELRIYATPYPTTHRFVTLMQDPVYRLGVAWQNTAYNQPPHTSFYLGEPTPTEDPR, encoded by the coding sequence ATCCTGCTGAATTGGCGGTTATTGGCCGAGGACGGGGCTGCCGCACGCTTCGATCTGTTCCGCAACGGCACCCGCATCGCCACGACCGGCGCGAACGATCCGACCAGCTATGTCGACAGGGCCGGCAAGGCGGAGGATCGTTATGCCGTGAAGCGGATCGGTGCGAGGCAGGAGGCCTCGCCGGCGCTGGCCATCACGGGCCCCTATCTCCCCATCCCGCTCGACCTGCCGCCCGGCGGCACCTGCCCGGACGGGACCAGCTATAGCTACACCGCCAACGACGCGAGCGTCGGCGATCTGGACGGGGACGGCCGCTACGAGATCATCCTCAAATGGGATCCCACCAACAGCCACGACAACAGCCAGGCCGGCTTCACCGGGCCCGTGCTGCTCGATGCCTATACGCTGGAGGGCAAGAGGCTGTGGCGGATCGATCTGGGTCAGAACATCCGCGCCGGCGCGCATTACACGCAGTTCCTCGTCTATGATTTCGACGGCGACGGCCGCGCCGAAATCGCGATGAAGACCGCCGACGGCACGATCGACGGCACCGGCCATGTGATCGGCGACGCGAAGGCCGACTGGCGCGAACATGGCGGCGAGGTGCCCCAACCCGACCGGACGGGCGCGAAGGTGCTGGCGGACGGCACGAAGGTCGCCCCCCTGATCGGCCGCATCCTGAGGGGCCCCGAATATCTCACGGTGTTCGACGGCCGCACCGGCCGCGCGCTGGCCACCGTCCCCTATGATCCGCCGCGCTATCCGGGCGGCAATCCCACGTTCGAGCAGCTCCGCGACACGTGGGGCGATGGGTACGTCAACCGCGCCGATCGCTTCCTCGCCGGCGTCGCCTATCTCGATGGCCAGCGCCCCAGCATGGTGTTCGGGCGTGGTTATTATGCGCGCACCGCGATCGCCGCATGGGACTATCGCGACGGCAAGCTGACCGAGCGCTGGCTGTTCGACAGCGCCAAACCCGGCAACGCCGATTATGCCGGGCGCGGCAATCACCAGCTCAGCATCGCCGATGTCGATCAGGATGGCCGCGACGAGGTGATCTACGGATCGATGGCGATCGACGATGACGGCAAGGGCCTCTGGACCGTGCCGCTGTTCCACGGCGACACGATGCACGTCTCGGATCTCGACCCCGCCCGCCCCGGCCTCGAAAAATGGGGCGTCCACGAGGATATGGCGCGCAACGGCCATATCGGCTCGGCGCTGCTCGATGCGCGCACCGGCGAAATCCTCTGGAAGAAGCCCGCCGAGAAGGACACGGGTCGCGGCCTCGCCGCCGACATCGATCCGCGCCATGTCGGCGCCGAGATGTGGGGCTCCAACTCCCCCAGCCTGTTCGATGTCCACGGCACCGACATCGGCCCCGCTCCGCGCCAGACCAATTTCGCGATCTGGTGGGATGGCGATCGGCTGCGCGAGCTGCTCGACGGCGCGACGATCAGCAAATGGGACTGGAAAGCGGGCCGCGCGGTGCCGCTGTTGAAGGCGGAGGGCGCCGCGTCGAACAACGGCACGAAGGCCACGCCCGCGCTGCAGGCCGATCTCCTCGGCGATTGGCGCGAGGAGGTGATCCTGCGCTCCGCCGACAATCGCGAGCTGCGGATCTACGCGACGCCCTATCCGACCACGCACCGCTTCGTCACGTTGATGCAGGATCCGGTCTATCGGCTCGGGGTGGCATGGCAGAATACGGCGTACAACCAGCCGCCCCACACCAGCTTCTATCTCGGCGAGCCCACGCCGACCGAGGATCCCCGGTGA
- a CDS encoding GDSL-type esterase/lipase family protein yields the protein MKRMAAAWLLGAAIGAPSHAAAQRLLMGKDDADTASARAAPGSAPVTFDIAGDTHADRQGVQSEHSFYVSLDEPPGNYRVTLLLGGALASDTTVKAELRRLELSGLSVPAGGTKRASFLVNVRTPDIVGGGTVRLKAPRETTQEAVAWDRRLTLEFNGLRPSVREIRIEPVTVPTLYLLGDSTVCDQSGEPYASWGQMLTAMVGPGAVVSNQGESGESVSASNDRGRFAKILGDIRAGDLFIVQFGHNDMKEKLRDPEASLKYRDGLIAWVQAVHAKGARAIIVTPMERHNFVNGRIASSLDDYPQMAREAARLSSAGLIDLTALSTTLYESFGEAPSWALFKHDADGTNRDMTHHSPFGAWELARLVAAGIARSDSPLSAAIKPEFRHFDPAKPDRLVDFRVPASPVRLTIRPLGDDANPAKPR from the coding sequence ATGAAGCGGATGGCCGCCGCCTGGCTGCTGGGCGCCGCGATCGGGGCGCCCTCGCACGCGGCGGCCCAGCGCCTCCTGATGGGCAAAGACGATGCCGACACGGCCTCGGCGCGCGCGGCCCCCGGAAGCGCGCCCGTGACGTTCGACATCGCCGGTGACACGCACGCCGATCGCCAGGGCGTCCAGAGCGAACATTCCTTTTACGTCTCGCTCGACGAGCCACCCGGCAATTACCGGGTGACGCTCCTTCTCGGCGGAGCGCTGGCGAGCGACACCACCGTAAAGGCCGAACTGCGCCGTCTGGAGCTTTCCGGCCTGTCCGTCCCGGCCGGCGGCACGAAGCGCGCATCCTTTCTGGTGAATGTGCGCACCCCGGACATCGTCGGCGGCGGAACCGTGCGCCTGAAAGCTCCTCGCGAGACCACGCAGGAGGCGGTGGCATGGGACCGGCGCCTCACGCTCGAATTCAACGGCCTCCGCCCCTCCGTCCGCGAGATCCGGATCGAGCCCGTCACGGTCCCGACCCTCTATCTGCTCGGCGATTCCACCGTCTGCGATCAGTCCGGTGAGCCTTATGCGAGCTGGGGCCAGATGCTGACCGCGATGGTCGGGCCCGGCGCCGTCGTCTCCAATCAGGGCGAATCCGGCGAGTCCGTCAGCGCCTCCAACGATCGCGGCCGGTTCGCGAAGATCCTCGGCGACATCCGCGCCGGCGACCTCTTCATCGTCCAGTTCGGGCACAATGACATGAAGGAGAAATTGCGCGATCCGGAGGCGTCGCTGAAATATCGGGACGGCCTGATCGCCTGGGTCCAGGCCGTCCACGCGAAGGGCGCTCGCGCGATCATCGTCACGCCGATGGAGCGGCACAATTTCGTGAACGGCCGCATCGCATCGTCCCTCGACGACTATCCCCAGATGGCGCGCGAGGCGGCACGGCTGAGTTCGGCCGGCCTGATCGATCTCACTGCGCTGTCGACCACCCTCTATGAGTCGTTCGGGGAGGCGCCGTCCTGGGCTTTGTTCAAGCATGATGCGGACGGCACCAACCGCGACATGACCCACCACAGCCCGTTCGGGGCGTGGGAGCTGGCGCGGCTGGTGGCAGCCGGGATCGCGCGGAGCGACAGCCCCCTGTCCGCCGCGATCAAGCCCGAATTCCGGCATTTCGATCCCGCGAAACCGGATCGTCTCGTCGATTTCCGCGTCCCCGCCAGCCCGGTCAGGCTCACGATACGGCCCCTCGGCGACGACGCCAACCCCGCAAAACCGCGCTGA
- a CDS encoding TonB-dependent receptor produces the protein MISNSRAWTRQSSCLAMAIASLAAIEPGLAQSASAPPAPAKPAATPISPEAAEEIVVSGIRQSLANALNVKRESAQVLDAISAEDIGKFPDKNVGEALQRVTGVQITRQGGEGSGVAIRGADPSLNRVEVNGQTQLSTGAGVSNRQVEFRDIPAEFVSRLEVVKSATADMTEGGLGGTVRIITRRPFDNNGKPFLAGSAQTVYSDLGKRWDPKFALIGSKTFFDDKLGILLSGTYERRSLWYDQARTTGWRQVERNSPATAPNCLAGRNQGACVDTDNNGFGDFAPDIPRYVINRELTTRYAFNGIVEYRPTDTLKLFVEGTYTRGKQKLNSQFLQLGTVQNAPNGGIDLANSTLGDDQTFDKITFVDRTTTRNGAGQVINPGALSATYRNILGTIDRQNINSQIGGDWNVTDRFTVSARGSYAKAKAVNNEINATAAAQGLSSIVVDYTGSEHAPNITLPIDPTTTQGLTQLIVLRRPRYNNQIEKAGKLDFEYKPESWLTSIKFGVQKRDVDVTSRLYDGTKTYNGYVAGTPGMGNITLANYASGVSVAQVQSTGTNAAILQQIQSIVQPNFDLGDHDFFNTGSLGFNGYSRFLNLGMDVANAAGIPDPFGNLNPTDTWGVYEKNIAGYVSTAFAFEPAGIKVSGVIGARVINTKTESRGSVVTGTGAAARVTPFSSKGEYTEFLPSLNLKAELIPNKLLARATATEVIARPNPSDLAPRFTLDTVGFTGSRGNPNLQPYRAKQYDIGLEWYISKVNFLSATFFRKDISSFVDRTTQQEVIGGVNYTISLPINGTSKVQINGVEVGSQIAFDFLPSLLKNTGMTANYTYSKDKGYNQKDYFTNSALTFPGLSRHSVNVSGYYEDDKFSVRLSYNWRSKYLIAALDRGNNPAVGAAFGQWDGSASYNINDHFSIFLEGVNLFHAQRTENANSIYRQNIVETYGRRIYGGIRAKL, from the coding sequence ATGATCAGCAATTCGCGCGCGTGGACCCGTCAGTCGTCATGTCTGGCGATGGCGATCGCTTCGTTGGCGGCGATCGAGCCGGGCCTCGCCCAGAGCGCCTCTGCCCCACCCGCCCCCGCCAAGCCTGCCGCCACGCCCATCTCGCCGGAAGCCGCCGAAGAGATCGTGGTCAGCGGCATCCGCCAGAGCCTCGCCAATGCGCTCAACGTGAAGCGCGAGTCCGCCCAGGTCCTGGATGCGATCTCGGCCGAGGATATCGGCAAGTTCCCCGACAAGAATGTCGGCGAAGCGCTCCAGCGCGTGACCGGCGTCCAGATCACCCGACAGGGCGGCGAAGGATCGGGCGTCGCTATCCGTGGCGCGGATCCCTCGCTGAACCGCGTCGAGGTCAACGGCCAGACCCAGCTTTCCACCGGCGCTGGCGTGTCGAACCGTCAGGTCGAATTCCGCGACATCCCCGCCGAATTCGTCTCGCGCCTCGAAGTCGTGAAATCGGCCACCGCCGACATGACCGAAGGCGGCCTCGGCGGCACCGTCCGCATCATCACGCGCCGCCCGTTCGACAATAACGGCAAGCCCTTCCTCGCCGGCTCCGCGCAGACCGTTTATTCCGATCTCGGCAAGCGCTGGGATCCGAAGTTCGCGCTGATCGGCAGCAAGACCTTCTTCGACGACAAGCTCGGCATCCTGCTCTCGGGCACCTATGAGCGCCGCAGCCTGTGGTATGATCAGGCGCGCACCACCGGCTGGCGCCAGGTCGAGCGCAACTCGCCCGCCACCGCGCCGAACTGCCTCGCCGGTCGCAATCAGGGCGCCTGCGTTGATACCGACAATAATGGCTTCGGCGATTTCGCGCCGGATATCCCGCGCTATGTGATCAACCGCGAGCTGACCACGCGCTACGCTTTCAACGGCATCGTCGAATACCGTCCGACCGACACGCTCAAGCTGTTCGTCGAAGGCACCTATACGCGCGGCAAGCAGAAGCTGAACTCGCAGTTCCTGCAGCTCGGCACCGTCCAGAATGCGCCCAATGGCGGCATCGATCTCGCCAATTCCACGCTGGGCGACGATCAGACGTTCGACAAGATCACGTTCGTCGATCGCACCACCACCCGCAACGGGGCGGGCCAGGTGATCAATCCCGGCGCGCTGAGCGCCACCTATCGCAACATCCTCGGCACGATCGACCGCCAGAACATCAACAGCCAGATCGGCGGCGACTGGAACGTCACGGACCGCTTCACCGTCTCGGCGCGCGGCAGCTACGCCAAGGCGAAGGCCGTCAACAACGAGATCAACGCGACGGCAGCGGCGCAGGGCCTGTCGTCGATCGTCGTCGACTATACCGGCAGCGAGCATGCGCCGAACATCACGCTGCCGATCGATCCCACCACCACGCAGGGCCTGACCCAACTGATCGTGCTGCGCCGCCCGCGCTACAACAACCAGATCGAAAAGGCCGGCAAGCTCGATTTCGAGTATAAGCCCGAAAGCTGGCTCACCTCGATCAAGTTCGGCGTGCAGAAGCGCGACGTGGACGTGACGAGCCGCCTCTATGACGGCACCAAGACCTATAATGGCTATGTCGCGGGAACGCCGGGCATGGGCAACATCACGCTCGCCAATTACGCGAGCGGTGTGTCCGTTGCGCAGGTCCAGTCCACCGGCACCAATGCCGCTATCCTGCAGCAGATCCAGAGCATCGTGCAACCGAACTTCGATCTCGGCGACCATGATTTCTTCAACACGGGCTCGCTGGGCTTCAACGGCTACAGCCGCTTCCTCAATCTCGGCATGGACGTCGCCAATGCCGCCGGCATCCCCGATCCGTTCGGCAACCTGAATCCCACCGACACGTGGGGCGTCTACGAGAAGAATATCGCGGGCTATGTCTCCACCGCCTTCGCCTTCGAGCCCGCCGGCATCAAGGTGAGCGGCGTGATCGGCGCGCGCGTGATCAACACGAAGACGGAATCACGCGGTTCGGTCGTCACCGGCACGGGCGCTGCCGCCCGCGTCACGCCCTTCTCGTCGAAGGGTGAATATACCGAGTTCCTGCCCAGCCTGAACCTGAAAGCCGAACTGATCCCGAACAAGCTGCTGGCACGTGCGACAGCGACGGAAGTGATCGCACGTCCGAACCCGTCCGATCTGGCTCCGCGTTTCACGCTGGATACGGTCGGCTTCACCGGATCGCGCGGCAATCCGAACCTGCAGCCCTATCGCGCCAAGCAGTATGACATCGGGCTGGAATGGTACATCAGCAAGGTCAACTTCCTGTCGGCCACTTTCTTCCGCAAGGATATCAGCTCCTTCGTCGATCGCACGACGCAGCAGGAAGTGATCGGCGGGGTCAATTACACGATCTCGCTGCCGATCAACGGCACGTCGAAGGTACAGATCAACGGCGTCGAGGTCGGCAGCCAGATCGCGTTCGATTTCCTGCCGAGCCTCCTCAAGAATACCGGCATGACCGCGAATTACACCTATTCGAAGGACAAGGGCTACAATCAGAAGGACTATTTCACGAATAGCGCCCTCACCTTCCCCGGCCTGTCACGCCACAGCGTGAACGTATCCGGTTATTATGAGGACGATAAATTCTCGGTCCGCCTGTCGTACAACTGGCGCTCCAAATATCTGATCGCGGCGCTGGATCGCGGCAACAATCCGGCCGTGGGTGCCGCCTTCGGCCAGTGGGACGGATCCGCCAGCTACAATATCAACGATCATTTCTCGATCTTCCTCGAAGGCGTGAACCTGTTCCACGCGCAGCGGACCGAGAATGCGAACAGCATTTATCGGCAGAATATCGTCGAAACTTACGGTCGCCGCATCTACGGCGGCATCCGGGCGAAACTGTAA
- a CDS encoding DUF6250 domain-containing protein, whose translation MRVLTGRQRRLVMLAALAGAAAPAALSAERVPLALSHWRIEAEDRNAKVSQHGPLIDIDSAKGLTLWFDRPLTAPVTIRFEARAVSGSGPNDKVSDLNAFWMATENDGGSPLDHPRNGAFEAYDTLRTYYVGIGGNRNSTTRMRRYVGRPGDRPLLPEHDRQDKAAMLVPDRWTAITLIADGARIAVERDGQPLFSLTDAAPYRHGWFGLRTTWSHIQVRRVTLSPR comes from the coding sequence ATGCGGGTTTTGACGGGGCGACAGAGGCGGCTCGTCATGCTCGCCGCTCTGGCCGGAGCTGCGGCTCCGGCCGCCCTTTCCGCAGAGCGCGTGCCACTCGCATTGTCGCACTGGCGGATCGAGGCCGAGGACAGGAATGCCAAGGTCAGCCAGCACGGCCCACTGATCGACATCGACAGCGCCAAGGGCCTCACTTTGTGGTTCGATCGCCCGCTGACAGCGCCCGTCACGATCCGCTTCGAGGCCCGCGCCGTGTCCGGCTCCGGCCCGAACGATAAGGTGAGCGATCTCAACGCCTTCTGGATGGCGACCGAGAATGACGGTGGCTCCCCGCTCGATCATCCCCGCAACGGCGCGTTCGAGGCTTATGATACGCTGCGGACCTATTATGTCGGCATCGGCGGCAACCGGAACAGCACCACGCGCATGCGCCGCTATGTCGGCCGCCCCGGCGACCGCCCGCTCCTTCCCGAGCATGACCGGCAGGACAAGGCCGCGATGCTCGTGCCCGATCGCTGGACGGCGATCACCCTGATCGCGGATGGCGCCCGCATCGCGGTGGAGCGCGACGGCCAGCCCCTCTTCTCGCTCACCGATGCGGCGCCCTACCGCCATGGCTGGTTCGGCCTGCGGACCACGTGGAGCCACATCCAGGTGCGCCGCGTCACTCTCTCCCCTCGCTGA